A genomic window from Thunnus maccoyii chromosome 2, fThuMac1.1, whole genome shotgun sequence includes:
- the LOC121885559 gene encoding submaxillary gland androgen-regulated protein 3A-like — MKFALLIIFLLINSPVANCHHYHSSDSDSHERGNRYPGIRLWPWFPFCRIFPGLCRRPPPAPTTPPPPPPTVPPTPKPTPTPGRTPTPGKTTKTTENPRGDNG; from the exons ATGAAGTTTGCTCTTCTGATAATTTTCCTCTTGATCAACTCTCCTGTAGCC AATTGTCATCACTATCATAGCAGTGATTCCGACAGTCATGAG AGAGGCAATCGTTACCCAGGAATTCGACTCTGGCCTTGGTTCCCTTTTTGCCGTATCTTTCCTGGTCTGTGTCGAAGGCCACCACCTGCTCCTAccacacctccacctccacctccaacTGTGCCTCCAACACCAAAACCAACCCCAACCCCAGGCCGAACCCCAACTCCAGGCAAAACCACGAAGACCACAGAGAACCCGCGAGGAGACAACGGATAA
- the scpp7 gene encoding secretory calcium-binding phosphoprotein 7, with protein sequence MKSILLAVCIIGVAICAPPHKYMEFDIHYAPPQAAQAIPAGAPIETLDVLLPVDDQRMPIAGPVQGFIKQEIPLPHGGGTEEVLYPFGFSQDAAAPVAPADPVAPVAPVAPVAPVAPAAPAAPAAPAAPVEPIIAAPKPSGDDDDEEDD encoded by the exons ATGAAATCCATCCTGTTGGCTGTCTGCATCATTGGGGTGGCTATCTGCGCCCCT CCCCATAAGTACATGGAGTTTGACATCCATTACGCACCGCCTCAG GCAGCTCAAGCCATCCCTGCTGGAGCCCCAATTGAAACTCTCGATGTT ctcCTCCCAGTTGATGACCAGCGAATGCCTATTGCAGGACCT GTCCAAGGTTTCATCAAGCAGGAGATCCCCCTGCCACACGGTGGTGGTACAGAGGAGGTG tTGTACCCCTTCGGTTTCAGCCAAGATGCTGCTGCCCCCGTTGCTCCTGCCGATCCCGTTGCTCCTGTTGCTCCTGTTGCTCCTGTTGCTCCTGTTGCTcctgctgctccagctgctcctgctgctccagCTGCCCCTGTTGAGCCCATCATTGCT GCTCCCAAACCCAGCGGAGATGATGATGACGAAGAGGATGACTAA